Proteins from a genomic interval of Rosa chinensis cultivar Old Blush chromosome 2, RchiOBHm-V2, whole genome shotgun sequence:
- the LOC112185772 gene encoding UDP-glycosyltransferase 84B2, whose product MASDSDQEPKQLHVLLVVILQAHINPMLRFARCLASKRVHVTLAATETVRNHLRHRSNLFATATKDSMTEFQFFSDGLTAEFDRDKNAETFATLQAVSAENLSKLIRNFSTKKSKLSCIVFNPFAPWVADVAAEHGIPCALLWNQACAIFSINYRYYKNLLNPFELMECPGIPNLQVNDLPSTVLPSTPVHFRKLISDSARCAEKASWVLGNSFYELEREIIDSMECLVPIWPIGPLVSPFLQGKSEADDDSLDSAVHADVWEAEESCIEWLDKQTPCSVIYVSFGRVTVLSQKQIDNISTALKNSGRPFLWALKPPAEGSKRDSGELSCGFLEETKEKGIVVTWCSQEKVLMHKAVACFMTHGGWNSVLETVISGVPVIVYPEWTDQPTNAKLLSDVFKVGVRVRINGDEEDGVVSAEEVERCIEEVIDGPRAAEMKKRAMELKEAANKTLEVGGSSDQNINEFIKEISAKSL is encoded by the exons ATGGCTTCAGATTCAGATCAAGAACCAAAGCAACTCCATGTTCTACTAGTAGTTATCTTACAAGCCCACATAAACCCCATGCTCAGGTTCGCAAGGTGCTTAGCTTCGAAGCGCGTCCACGTCACTCTGGCCGCCACCGAAACCGTCAGAAACCACTTGCGCCACCGCTCCAACCTCTTCGCCACCGCAACCAAAGACTCCATGACTGAATTCCAGTTCTTCTCCGACGGCCTCACCGCCGAGTTCGACCGTGACAAAAACGCCGAGACCTTCGCCACCCTCCAAGCCGTCAGCgccgaaaatctttccaaactCATCAGAAACTTCTCCACCAAGAAATCAAAACTCTCCTGCATCGTCTTCAACCCCTTCGCACCATGGGTCGCTGATGTGGCCGCGGAGCACGGAATCCCCTGCGCATTGCTCTGGAATCAAGCCTGTGCAATCTTCTCCATCAACTACCGCTACTACAAGAATTTACTAAACCCTTTTGAGCTCATGGAGTGTCCGGgaattccaaatcttcaagtcAATGATCTTCCCAGCACTGTACTTCCTTCAACTCCGGTTCACTTCAGAAAACTGATTTCCGATTCAGCTCGGTGCGCCGAGAAGGCCAGCTGGGTGTTAGGGAACTCATTTTACGAGCTTGAAAGAGAAATCATAGATTCAATGGAATGTCTAGTTCCGATTTGGCCAATCGGGCCGTTGGTCTCTCCATTTCTGCAAGGAAAGAGTGAAGCAGATGATGATAGTTTGGATTCTGCTGTCCACGCTGACGTGTGGGAAGCTGAAGAGTCGTGCATAGAGTGGCTGGACAAGCAGACGCCGTGCTCTGTTATTTACGTCTCGTTTGGAAGAGTGACTGTATTGTCGCAGAAGCAGATTGATAATATTTCCACGGCGTTGAAGAACAGTGGCAGGCCCTTTCTCTGGGCTTTGAAGCCGCCGGCGGAAGGGTCTAAGAGGGATTCCGGCGAACTGTCATGTGGGTTCTTGGAAGAGACCAAAGAGAAGGGAATCGTGGTCACATGGTGCTCACAG GAGAAAGTGCTTATGCACAAGGCTGTCGCATGTTTTATGACTCACGGAGGGTGGAACTCGGTCCTCGAGACCGTGATTTCAGGAGTGCCCGTGATAGTTTATCCGGAGTGGACGGACCAACCAACTAATGCCAAGCTGTTAAGTGATGTTTTCAAGGTGGGTGTGAGGGTTAGGATCAATGGCGATGAAGAAGACGGGGTTGTTAGCGCAGAAGAAGTTGAAAGATGCATCGAGGAGGTTATCGATGGGCCAAGGgcagcagaaatgaagaaaagagccATGGAGTTGAAGGAAGCAGCAAACAAAACATTGGAGGTTGGTGGTTCTTCTGatcagaatattaatgaattcaTCAAGGAAATTTCTGCAAAATCACTGTAA
- the LOC112190748 gene encoding probable receptor-like protein kinase At2g23200 → MENPHNCRTLHIPLFSQLVLLLQFSSLHFLSLAYEVQEKYFVNCGSDANLDLNGRNFIGDLKPDSFSFSKGSETIKGTNLTISSLYQTARVFSQQSYYNFEITETGTYLTAKEMTGNSSNITWSFSVRRNARYIVRAHFCDIVSVSAHTIVFDLYSNGNFRKQIFGLDSPFVQALATPFYYDFVVNATDSKLINIRIAPNLTNTTIENAFLNGLEILEILEGTALIYNLEESKKVSVALVVGSVLGGGLFLFIIGFMLCLRHKKARKRNRGGISHNLGLKISFAQIRSATNNFDPKMQIGVGGFGYVYKGTLSNGTKVAVKRCKQEGQRSGQGLPEFETEIIVLSKIRHRHLVSLIGYCDEGSEMILVYEFMEKGTLRDHLYESDVPRLSWKQRLEICIGSATGLDYLHKGAAGGIIHRDVKSTNILLDENLVAKVADFGLSRSGPLDETHVSTVVKGTIGYLDPEYMMSQQLTEKSDVYSFGVVLLEVLCGRPAIDITLPREKVNLAEWVVLCKKEGLLEEVIDVSLKGRIDPSSLRHFIETAEKCLQHDSSDRPTMAEVLWDLDYTLKLHQTARLGEAHEDSTTSASSAFLLPNIRHFASLGSTVNGADMRDDEMESTESEIFSQLRIGEAR, encoded by the exons ATGGAAAATCCTCATAATTGTAGAACCCTCCATATCCCTTTGTTTTCTCagcttgttcttctccttcagTTCTCATCCCTTCACTTTCTCTCTTTAGCTTATGAAGTCCAAGAAAAGTATTTCGTCAATTGTGGATCAGATGCTAATCTGGACCTCAATGGTCGGAATTTCATTGGGGATTTGAAGCctgattccttctctttctcaaaGGGAAGTGAGACTATCAAAGGCACCAACCTTACGATATCAAGTCTCTACCAGACAGCAAGAGTTTTCAGTCAACAATCCTACTACAATTTCGAAATCACTGAAACCGGTACTTATCTG ACAGCTAAAGAGATGACTGGCAATTCCTCCAACATAACATGGTCATTTAGTGTGAGGAGGAATGCTAGGTACATTGTCCGTGCACACTTCTGTGACATTGTTTCTGTTTCCGCTCATACTATAGTGTTTGATTTGTATTCGAATGGCAACTTCCGTAAGCAGATCTTTGGACTGGATTCCCCTTTTGTTCAAGCGTTGGCTACTCCTTTCTACTATGATTTTGTGGTGAATGCTACTGATTCTAAACTCATTAACATCAGAATAGCCCCTAACTTGACCAATACAACAATAGAAAATGCCTTTCTGAATGGGCTGGAAATATTGGAGATATTGGAGGGAACAGCTCTAATTTATAATTTGGAAGAGTCCAAGAAGGTAAGTGTGGCTCTTGTGGTTGGATCAGTTCTCGGAGGAGGCCTGTTTCTTTTCATCATTGGATTCATGTTGTGTTTGAGACACAAAAAGGCGAGAAAGAGGAACAGAGGAGGGATTTCCCACAACCTTGGGTTGAAGATATCTTTTGCTCAAATCCGGTCTGCAACAAACAACTTTGATCCGAAAATGCAGATAGGTGTGGGTGGTTTTGGGTATGTTTATAAAGGAACTCTCTCTAATGGCACCAAAGTGGCTGTGAAGCGTTGTAAGCAAGAGGGGCAAAGGTCAGGCCAAGGCCTTCCAGAATTCGAAACAGAAATCATAGTGTTGTCCAAAATCCGCCACCGCCATCTTGTCTCCTTAATTGGTTACTGTGATGAAGGGTCTGAGATGATACTAGTGTATGAGTTCATGGAAAAAGGGACCTTGAGAGATCATTTGTATGAATCGGATGTGCCTCGCTTGTCGTGGAAGCAAAGACTTGAAATTTGCATAGGTTCAGCAACTGGACTTGATTATCTCCATAAAGGTGCAGCAGGGGGCATCATCCACCGTGATGTGAAGTCCACCAACATATTGCTTGATGAGAACCTTGTTGCTAAAGTCGCTGACTTCGGGCTTTCGAGGTCTGGCCCTCTTGATGAAACTCATGTCAGCACGGTTGTGAAAGGCACTATCGGTTACCTTGATCCCGAGTACATGATGTCACAGCAGTTGACAGAGAAGTCTGATGTGTACTCATTTGGTGTAGTTCTTCTTGAGGTGTTATGTGGAAGACCTGCTATTGATATAACGCTTCCAAGAGAGAAAGTGAACTTAGCTGAATGGGTTGTGCTGTGCAAGAAAGAAGGGTTGCTAGAAGAGGTCATTGACGTTTCATTGAAGGGTCGTATTGATCCTAGCTCACTGAGACATTTTATTGAGACTGCAGAGAAGTGTTTGCAACACGATTCTTCTGATAGGCCCACTATGGCTGAGGTGCTGTGGGATTTGGACTATACATTGAAGCTTCATCAAACTGCGAGGCTTGGAGAAGCCCATGAGGACAGCACTACCAGCGCTTCATCAGCTTTTTTACTACCAAATATTCGGCATTTTGCTTCACTTGGTTCGACAGTTAACGGAGCTGATATGAGGGACGATGAGATGGAGTCCACAGAAAGCGAAATTTTTTCCCAACTGAGAATCGGCGAGGCCAGATAA